Proteins found in one Bacteroidota bacterium genomic segment:
- a CDS encoding phosphoribosylaminoimidazolesuccinocarboxamide synthase: MDAITSTNFKFPNQKSYYKGKVREVYNINDEILVMIVSDRISAFDVVLPRGIPYKGQVLNQIASKFLKATSDIVPNWVIDSPDPMVTVGRMCEPFKVEMVIRGYLSGHAWRTYKSGKRELCGVKLPEGMKENDKFPEPIITPSTKASVGHDEDISREEILKRGIVSKEDYGQLEKYTRGVFQRGTELADKMGLILVDTKYEFGKKDGKIYLIDEIHTPDSSRYFYKEGYAERQAKGEAQKQLSKEFVREWLIANNFMGKDGQKVPEMTDEVVKQISDRYIELYENILGEKFQRTETSNVLSRVEANINLFLKKYSSSKEAVKI; this comes from the coding sequence ACAATATCAATGATGAAATTCTTGTCATGATTGTGTCAGACAGAATTTCTGCTTTTGATGTCGTGTTGCCAAGAGGAATTCCATACAAAGGACAAGTGTTGAATCAGATTGCCTCAAAGTTTTTGAAAGCAACTTCTGATATTGTCCCCAACTGGGTGATTGATTCCCCCGATCCGATGGTAACAGTGGGGAGAATGTGCGAACCCTTCAAAGTTGAAATGGTGATTCGCGGATATTTATCCGGACACGCGTGGAGAACTTATAAATCAGGAAAAAGAGAATTGTGTGGAGTGAAACTTCCGGAAGGAATGAAAGAGAATGATAAGTTTCCTGAACCGATAATTACTCCATCAACAAAAGCAAGCGTTGGGCATGATGAAGATATTTCAAGAGAAGAAATTCTGAAACGTGGAATTGTTTCGAAAGAAGATTACGGGCAACTGGAAAAATATACGCGTGGAGTTTTCCAGCGCGGAACAGAGTTGGCAGATAAGATGGGATTGATTCTGGTTGACACTAAATATGAGTTCGGGAAAAAAGATGGAAAGATTTACTTGATAGATGAAATTCATACTCCTGATTCATCCAGATATTTTTATAAAGAAGGTTATGCTGAACGTCAGGCAAAAGGAGAAGCGCAAAAACAATTATCAAAAGAATTTGTGCGCGAATGGCTCATCGCAAATAATTTTATGGGGAAAGACGGACAGAAAGTACCTGAAATGACAGATGAAGTGGTAAAACAAATTTCAGACCGCTACATTGAACTTTACGAAAATATTCTCGGAGAAAAATTCCAACGAACTGAAACTTCAAATGTACTTAGCAGGGTAGAGGCAAACATTAATTTGTTCCTGAAGAAATATTCATCTTCTAAAGAAGCAGTTAAAATTTGA